One genomic window of Candidatus Krumholzibacteriota bacterium includes the following:
- a CDS encoding DUF1957 domain-containing protein, whose protein sequence is MKRDPKGYLSMVLHTHLPYVRHPEYEEFLEEDWFFEAMTETYIPIVEAFDRLVEEGVDFRVTMSLTPTLLSMMSDPLLQYRYLRHLNKLIDLAAREIERTRWMPEFHELALMYHWKLTRARQIYLERYNSRIVPAFRRFQDLGVVEVITCGATHGFLPLMPNRTAARAQVLIAADHYEKHFGRRPRGIWLPECGYAPGVDEILKEAGIRYFFTDTHGILFGSPRPRYGVFAPVWCPSAVAAFGRDMESSKQVWSAHEGYPGDYEYREFYRDVGFDLDYDYIRPYLHPDGNRINLGIKYYRITGPGEGKAPYRPAYAREKAAMHAGNFMFNREKQVEWLNGLLGVRPIVVSPYDAELFGHWWYEGPEWLEFLFRKLHFDQETIEPITPSEYLERHPKLQVVSPSMSSWGHKGYCEVWLEGSNDWIYPHLHMAADRMVELAGRAPQAEGLMRRALNQAARELLLAQSSDWAFIMKTGTMVEYARKRTMDHVARFNRLYEDILGGRVNEGWLAEVETRDNIFPDIDYRVYREA, encoded by the coding sequence ATGAAGAGGGACCCGAAGGGCTACCTGTCGATGGTGCTGCACACGCACCTGCCCTACGTGCGGCATCCCGAGTACGAGGAGTTCCTCGAGGAGGACTGGTTCTTCGAGGCGATGACGGAGACCTACATCCCCATCGTCGAGGCCTTCGACCGCCTCGTCGAGGAGGGCGTCGACTTCCGCGTGACGATGTCGCTCACGCCGACCCTCCTCTCGATGATGAGCGACCCGCTCCTCCAGTACCGCTACCTGCGCCATCTCAACAAGCTCATCGACCTCGCCGCCAGGGAGATTGAGCGGACCCGCTGGATGCCCGAGTTCCACGAGCTGGCGCTGATGTACCACTGGAAGCTGACGCGCGCGCGGCAGATCTACCTCGAGCGCTACAACAGCCGGATCGTCCCGGCCTTCCGCCGCTTCCAGGATCTCGGCGTGGTCGAGGTGATCACCTGCGGCGCCACGCACGGCTTCCTCCCGCTCATGCCCAACCGGACGGCGGCCCGCGCGCAGGTGCTGATCGCCGCCGACCACTACGAGAAGCACTTCGGCCGCCGCCCGCGCGGGATCTGGCTCCCCGAGTGCGGCTACGCCCCCGGCGTGGACGAGATCCTCAAGGAGGCGGGGATCCGCTACTTCTTCACCGACACGCACGGGATCCTCTTCGGCTCGCCTCGCCCGCGCTACGGCGTGTTCGCCCCGGTCTGGTGCCCGTCGGCCGTCGCCGCCTTCGGCCGCGACATGGAATCCTCCAAGCAGGTCTGGAGCGCGCACGAGGGCTACCCCGGCGACTACGAGTACCGCGAGTTCTACCGCGACGTGGGCTTCGATCTCGACTACGACTACATCCGGCCCTACCTCCATCCAGACGGCAACCGGATCAACCTCGGGATCAAGTACTACCGGATCACCGGCCCCGGCGAGGGCAAGGCGCCCTACCGGCCCGCCTACGCCCGCGAGAAGGCCGCGATGCACGCGGGGAACTTCATGTTCAACCGCGAGAAGCAGGTGGAGTGGCTGAACGGCCTCCTCGGCGTCCGGCCGATCGTCGTCTCCCCCTACGACGCCGAGCTCTTCGGGCACTGGTGGTACGAGGGGCCCGAGTGGCTCGAGTTCCTCTTCCGCAAGCTCCACTTCGACCAGGAGACGATCGAGCCGATCACGCCGAGCGAGTACCTCGAGCGGCACCCGAAGCTCCAGGTTGTCTCCCCCTCGATGTCCTCGTGGGGACACAAGGGCTACTGCGAGGTCTGGCTCGAGGGAAGCAACGACTGGATCTACCCGCACCTGCACATGGCCGCCGACCGCATGGTCGAGCTGGCCGGCCGCGCCCCCCAGGCGGAGGGGCTCATGCGCCGGGCGCTCAACCAGGCGGCCCGCGAGCTCCTGCTCGCCCAGAGCAGCGACTGGGCCTTCATCATGAAGACGGGGACGATGGTCGAGTACGCCCGCAAGCGCACGATGGATCACGTGGCCCGTTTCAACCGGCTCTACGAGGACATCCTCGGCGGACGCGTCAACGAGGGGTGGCTCGCCGAGGTGGAGACGCGGGACAACATCTTCCCCGACATCGACTACCGGGTCTACCGGGAGGCGTAG
- a CDS encoding DUF4912 domain-containing protein yields MNRDELKRMTKDELVALARRRGLGGTARMRKDALVEMLAGAKAAAKPKQAAATGKAAPATPAEKKAAAAKKKPGGAKAAPKKAAAKKTAATKAAARKAAPKRATVAKRKRAAKPAAREAEPGRRTIREKAVASKYYLGAEERAMPPVEATRVPETYGSTRIVAMVRDPHWLFAYWEIAPAALAEAETRFGDDRPRCRMILRVFDRGPGPTTHADVELAGGARNWYLNVDPGRHYRIAIGLLGPDGRFEEIAISGDIETPRAGVSDVVDDRWMVPDEEFRRIVAASGGFDAARPGASGEMREQIERRLLEQMGSGAVSSLGSGAMPGPARKRAFRLWVATELILYGATEPDARVTVQGEEIALRGDGTFSLRFALPDGAIDLPVVATSGDGVEERAIDTAVRKKSKEKAPVIR; encoded by the coding sequence ATGAACAGGGACGAACTGAAGCGGATGACGAAGGACGAGCTCGTCGCCCTCGCGCGCCGGCGCGGTCTCGGGGGGACCGCGCGGATGCGCAAGGACGCCCTCGTCGAGATGCTCGCCGGCGCGAAGGCGGCGGCGAAGCCGAAACAGGCCGCGGCAACGGGGAAGGCGGCGCCCGCGACACCGGCGGAAAAGAAGGCCGCTGCGGCGAAGAAGAAGCCAGGCGGGGCGAAGGCGGCGCCGAAGAAGGCCGCCGCGAAGAAAACCGCGGCGACGAAGGCGGCCGCGAGGAAGGCCGCGCCGAAACGCGCGACCGTCGCGAAGCGGAAGCGGGCGGCGAAGCCCGCCGCGCGCGAGGCGGAACCCGGCCGCCGGACGATCCGCGAGAAAGCCGTGGCGAGCAAGTACTACCTCGGCGCCGAGGAGCGCGCGATGCCCCCCGTCGAGGCCACGCGCGTACCCGAGACGTACGGGAGCACGCGGATCGTCGCGATGGTCCGCGACCCCCACTGGCTCTTCGCCTACTGGGAGATCGCCCCGGCGGCCCTCGCCGAGGCGGAGACGCGCTTCGGCGACGACCGGCCGCGGTGCCGCATGATCCTGCGCGTTTTCGACCGGGGCCCCGGCCCGACGACCCACGCCGACGTCGAGCTTGCCGGCGGGGCGCGCAACTGGTACCTCAACGTCGATCCCGGCCGGCACTACCGGATCGCGATCGGCCTCCTCGGCCCGGACGGCCGTTTCGAGGAGATCGCGATCTCCGGCGACATCGAGACGCCGCGCGCCGGCGTGAGCGACGTCGTCGACGACCGCTGGATGGTCCCCGACGAGGAGTTCCGGCGCATCGTCGCCGCCTCCGGCGGCTTCGACGCGGCCCGCCCCGGCGCCTCCGGCGAGATGCGCGAGCAGATCGAGCGCCGCCTCCTCGAGCAGATGGGATCGGGGGCCGTCTCGAGCCTCGGCAGCGGCGCCATGCCCGGACCCGCAAGGAAACGCGCCTTCCGGCTGTGGGTGGCCACCGAGCTGATCCTCTACGGGGCCACCGAGCCCGACGCCCGCGTCACGGTGCAGGGCGAGGAGATCGCCCTCCGCGGCGACGGCACCTTCTCGCTGCGCTTCGCCCTTCCCGACGGCGCGATCGACCTTCCCGTCGTCGCCACATCCGGCGACGGCGTCGAGGAGCGCGCGATCGACACGGCGGTCCGCAAGAAGTCGAAGGAGAAAGCGCCGGTGATCCGATGA
- a CDS encoding C_GCAxxG_C_C family protein — protein MTRAERAVAAFSGGDCCSEAVFTAFAPECGLDEETARRIATGFCGGVGRLGEVCGAFSGACMAIGLARGRSAAGDEEAKEETRRLVRAFADAFRERHGALRCRDLLGHDIGDPAGYDRIVGEGLFETTCPALVAGAVDIVETLLGMA, from the coding sequence ATGACGAGAGCGGAACGCGCAGTTGCGGCCTTCTCCGGCGGCGACTGCTGTTCGGAGGCGGTCTTCACCGCCTTCGCCCCCGAATGCGGCCTCGACGAGGAAACGGCCCGGCGGATCGCGACCGGCTTCTGCGGCGGCGTGGGCCGCCTCGGCGAGGTCTGCGGGGCGTTCAGCGGTGCGTGCATGGCGATCGGCCTCGCCCGGGGACGCTCGGCGGCGGGCGACGAGGAGGCGAAGGAGGAGACGCGCCGCCTCGTGCGCGCATTCGCCGACGCCTTCCGGGAGCGCCACGGCGCCCTGCGCTGCCGTGACCTGCTGGGGCACGACATCGGCGATCCGGCAGGGTACGACCGCATCGTCGGCGAGGGGCTCTTCGAGACGACGTGCCCCGCGCTTGTCGCAGGCGCCGTCGACATCGTCGAGACGCTGCTCGGCATGGCGTGA